From the genome of Ahaetulla prasina isolate Xishuangbanna chromosome 15, ASM2864084v1, whole genome shotgun sequence, one region includes:
- the TCHP gene encoding trichoplein keratin filament-binding protein, with product MAVPAALPFWGSRRRVLEQQLVRRREQEARLRQQWELHSRSFQQSGLRSRKQAEWSSRRSFQQSMEAHSRERLKAEAAAGLERRRLRLRELLWQEREDLAAELRALRTGGEAELEEKRQRSQELRLAREEQRKQVAEDRLYDCWRKNSAKLREVSSELHKKQVVEAWGDQLALKQQREAADREEKVRSENQYERARREALERLKQEEQRRKREEEKRAEILRQQMAELQLRDVEATKLKEEEETLLKQHWELQAMEAERKRKDEQRKKVELGRFLKHQVQAQLRKRAQQVQEELEKDRQILLALSEKDEEDQRLKSTQREEAVAAVAWMKEVIEEQLQLEREREAELETIFREEARQVWEKREEEWEREQKARDRLMAEVLAEREQQIQQKMERNRQAQQDSVRFREQLIQQLEEARQLTQREQEAAVERKTARKQELQAQLTERQRQQQEELQHQQETATEARMREEQHQQLEELEARRMVEAGYRNKCHSYPKAAWS from the exons ATGGCCGTGCCCGCCGCCCTGCCGTTCTGGGGCAGCCGCCGCCGCGTCCTGGAGCAGCAGCTGGTGCGGCGGCGGGAGCAGGAGGCCCGCCTGCGCCAGCAGTGGGAGCTGCACAGCCGCTCCTTCCAGCAGTCCGGGCTGCGGAGCCGCAAACAGGCCGAATGGAGTTCGCGCCGCTCCTTCCAGCAGAG CATGGAGGCGCACAGCCGGGAGCGGCTGaaggcggaggcggcggcgggcCTGGAGCGGCGGCGGCTGCGGCTGCGGGAGTTGCTGTGGCAGGAGCGCGAAGACCTGGCGGCTGAGCTGCGGGCGCTGCGGACCGGTGGGGAGGCTGAGCTGGAGGAGAAGCGGCAGCGGAGCCAGGAGCTGCGCTTGGCTAGGGAGGAGCAGCGGAAGCAG GTGGCGGAAGATCGTCTCTACGACTGCTGGAGGAAGAACAGCGCGAAGCTCCGAGAG GTGAGCTCAGAGCTGCACAAGAAGCAGGTGGTGGAAGCCTGGGGGGACCAGCTGGCGCTGAAGCAACAG CGAGAAGCGGCTGATCGGGAAGAGAAAGTCCGCTCTGAGAACCAGTACGAGAGAGCCCGCAGAGAAGCCCTGGAGCGGCTGAAGCAGGAAGAGCAGCGCAGGAAGCGGGAGGAGGAGAAACGGGCCGAGATCCTGCGGCAGCAGATGGCGGAGCTCCAGCTGCGGGACGTGGAG GCCACcaagctgaaggaggaggaggagaccctGCTGAAGCAGCATTGGGAGCTGCAAGCCATGGAAGCTGAGCGGAAGCGGAAGGATGAGCAGCGGAAGAAGGTGGAGCTTGG GCGCTTTCTGAAGCATCAGGTCCAGGCACAGCTGAGGAAACGGGCTCAACAGGTCCAGGAAGAGTTG GAGAAGGACAGGCAGATCCTCCTGGCCCTGTCCGAGAAGGATGAGGAGGACCAGCGCCTGAAGTCTACCCAGCGGGAAGAAGCCGTGGCCGCGGTGGCCTGGATGAAGGAGGTCATTGAAGAGCAGCTGCAGCTGGAAAGAGAACGAGAGGCAGAGCTGGAGACCATCTTCAG GGAAGAAGCCAGGCAGGTTTGGGAGAAGCGAGAggaagaatgggagagagagcaGAAGGCCCGGGACAGGCTCATGGCAGAG GTCCTGGCCGAGAGGGAACAGCAGATCCAGCAGAAGATGGAGCGCAACAGGCAGGCCCAGCAGGACTCCGTCAGGTTCCGGGAGCAGCTGATCCAGCAGCTAGAAGAGGCCAGGCAGCTGACGCAGCGGGAACAAGAGGCGGCGGTTGAGCGAAAAACTGCCCGCAAGCAGGAGCTGCAGGCCCAG CTCACGGAGCGGCAGCGGCAGCAACAGGAGGAGCTCCAGCACCAGCAGGAGACAGCCACAGAAGCCCGGATGCGAGAAGAGCAGCACCAGCAGCTGGAAGAGCTGGAGGCCAGGCGCATGGTGGAGGCTGGCTATCGCAACAAG TGCCACAGCTACCCCAAAGCTGCCTGGAGCTAA